One window of the Podospora pseudopauciseta strain CBS 411.78 chromosome 4, whole genome shotgun sequence genome contains the following:
- a CDS encoding hypothetical protein (EggNog:ENOG503PCE4; COG:Q) — translation MKMAGGFTGLSCAAAALFAFLTYRFIFWPALFSPLARIPNAHWSVPFSRLWILRIRFTHRENKTLFAAHRRHGPIVRVGPSELSIDDVDCVRTVYQGGFEKTSWYSVFDNYGAVCMFSARPSAEHSVRKRLISHVYSKSYMQSSPAASAQGHAILSERFLPILERSAKDTQLPHGIDIYSVFMAATMDFIASYLFGLRNGTDFLGDKAYREHFLELYRARQGYGYYDQEMPQFTRLCRKIGIPFCPKWVDAANKELGDWCLRLCDQISASPDTTNTDPRDEPVVWKSLVAGLRKDETTKGKDSLLYPAVSNFRLSVASELFDHVLAGQETAGLALTYLTWRLSQSLELQEKLRTELLGMTPNLRQRPDGTIDMPDPKKLDSLPLLHAVLTETLRLHAPIPGPQPRQTPEAGCRLGSYHVPGGVRVAALAYTLHRDEAVFPDAEKWDHTRWLPGTGTEDERKLRNRQFWAFGSGGRMCIGSNFAMNEMKLMIAAIYSNYTSHIVDDEGVANQSDGYTSRPANEQLYLRFEKVV, via the exons ATGAAGATGGCTGGTGGCTTCACAGGGCTAAGTTGCGCCGCAGCCGCCTTGTTTGCTTTTCTGACATACCGTTTCATCTTTTGGCCTGCATTGTTCTCCCCTCTTGCGCGCATTCCCAATGCTCACTGGTCCGTCCCGTTTTCCCGCCTTTGGATCCTGCGGATTCGATTCACACATCGAGAAAATAAAACACTCTTTGCCGCCCACCGCCGTCACGGTCCCATAGTCCGAGTTGGGCCCAGCGAACTGAGCATCGATGACGTGGACTGTGTCCGCACTGTTTACCAGGGTGGATTTGAGAAGACTTCGTGGTATTCTGTTTTTGACAACTATGG CGCTGTCTGCATGTTTTCGGCAAGACCTTCTGCCGAGCACTCGGTACGGAAGCGGTTGATATCCCATGTCTACTCCAAGTCATACATGCAGTCGAGTCCGGCGGCTTCAGCCCAAGGGCACGCCATTCTTTCCGAGAGGTTTCTGCCGATTCTTGAACGGTCCGCCAAGGATACCCAGCTTCCCCATGGCATCGATATCTATTCGGTGTTTATGGCGGCAACGATGGATTTTATCGCCAGCTACCTCTTTGGGCTGAGGAATGGAACCGACTTTCTAGGCGACAAGGCCTACAGAGAGCACTTTCTCGAGCTGTACAGGGCCCGCCAGGGTTATGGATATTACGATCAAGAGATGCCACAGTTCACCAGACTCTGCCGCAAGATTGGCATTCCCTTTTGCCCCAAGTGGGTGGATGCAGCCAATAAGGAGCTTGGCGACTGGTGTCTACGGCTCTGTGATCAGATATCCGCCTCTCCCGACACAACTAACACTGACCCAAGGGATGAGCCTGTAGTATGGAAAAGTCTAGTTGCTGGGCTTCGGAAAGATGAAACTACGAAGGGCAAGGACTCGCTCCTGTATCCGGCTGTGTCCAACTTCCGGCTGTCAGTTGCATCAGAGCTTTTCGACCATGTGCTGGCAGGCCAGGAAACGGCTGGCTTGGCCCTTACATATCTAACTTGGAGGCTATCACAGTCATTGGAACTGCAAGAGAAGCTGAGAACTGAACTTCTGGGCATGACACCAAACCTGCGACAGCGCCCAGATGGAACGATTGATATGCCGGATCCCAAAAAGTTGGACAGTCTCCCTCTACTTCACGCCGTACTGACAGAAACACTACGCCTTCACGCGCCAATCCCTGGGCCACAGCCACGTCAAACTCCTGAGGCGGGCTGTCGTCTAGGCTCGTACCATGTACCGGGTGGCGTGAGGGTGGCAGCTTTGGCCTATACTCTCCATCGTGACGAGGCAGTCTTTCCAGATGCTGAGAAATGGGACCACACTCGGTGGCTGCCGGGGACGGGAACAGAAGACGAAAGGAAACTGCGGAACAGGCAATTCTGGGCTTTCGGCTCAGGCGGTAGGATGTGTATTGGGTCCAACTTTGCAATGAATG AGATGAAACTCATGATCGCGGCCATCTACTCCAACTACACCAGCCACattgtggatgatgagggtgtaGCGAATCAGTCAGATGGGTACACCTCACGTCCTGCAAACGAGCAGTTGTATCTCCGGTTCGAGAAGGTTGTATGA